A region from the Rhodamnia argentea isolate NSW1041297 chromosome 7, ASM2092103v1, whole genome shotgun sequence genome encodes:
- the LOC115740793 gene encoding ubiquinol-cytochrome-c reductase complex assembly factor 1, which yields MFPRWSRALNHLSRVRPIRNVEVRDEFRAFSHRSYAKAAAAAAAAAAVPIAPDYAGNNLSGRPAVNLERMLRSKPCSLALAPDSPLRIEEPKYEGIRRMILRLMLFYSKQSRSIRGANVVYRRILHQVNKPAIYEVFNLEKTFKTTFSLLVLHMWLCLRRLKEDGKEGVEFGQYLYEIYNHDVELRVSKAGVNLLLTRWMKDLEKIFYGNIVAYDSAMLPEAKRDEMTNVIWRNVFSDDGSPRPNDTAVLRAVQAMARYACRESYCLSLTDKEAMFSGNFMFTSLKSTTD from the exons ATGTTTCCAAGATGGAGCAGAGCACTTAATCATCTATCAAGGGTCAGGCCAATAAGGAATGTGGAAGTCAGGGATGAATTTCGTGCGTTCTCTCATCGAAGCTATGCCAAGGCTGCGGCTGCAGCTGCAGCTGCAGCGGCAGTACCCATTGCACCTGATTATGCCGGGAATAATTTGTCTGGCAGACCAGCG GTAAACCTGGAGAGAATGCTTAGGTCCAAGCCATGTTCACTGGCTTTGGCCCCAGATTCCCCATTGAGAATTGAAGAACCAAAGTATGAAGGCATCCGCCGCATGATCCTCAGACTGATGCTCTTTTACAGCAAACAAAGCAGATCTATCAGAGGTGCAAATGTTGTGTACCGGCGAATCCTTCATCAAGTCAATAAACCTGCCATTTATGAAG TGTTTAATTTGGAGAAGACCTTTAAGACTACGTTCTCTTTGCTCGTACTCCATATGTGGCTTTGCTTACGTCGATTgaaagaagatggaaaagaaggtGTTGAATTTGGGCAATACTTGTATGAGATTTACAATCATGATGTGGAGTTGCGAGTATCTAAGGCTGGG GTTAACTTATTGTTGACCAGGTGGATGAAGGAcctggagaaaatattttatggaaATATTGTTGCTTATGATTCTGCCATGCTTCCAGAGGCTAAACGGGACGAGATGACAAACGTAATTTGGAG GAATGTTTTCTCTGACGATGGCTCACCAAGACCAAACGATACTGCAGTGCTACGTGCTGTTCAG GCAATGGCTAGGTATGCTTGTCGAGAATCCTATTGCCTCTCCTTGACAG ACAAAGAGGCAATGTTCTCTGGAAACTTCATGTTCACCTCATTAAAGAGCACAACTGATTGA
- the LOC115744315 gene encoding putative kinase-like protein TMKL1, which translates to MRNTHTLKLVFGLAAAAAAFALFLFFYFYRNVSRTYGQRADLENSDETYEDQTEVEDLMTFQGSEDLTIGDILEAPGEVIGKSSYGTLYRAVFDQSNSLKLLRFLRPVCVTRSEEFAEVIETLGSVRHPNLVPLLGFYSGPRGEKLLVYPFYRKWNLAEFIRDGSKNSLRWATIYEISMGIAEGLDHLHTGLMKPIIHGNLKSKNIFLDHNHRSYVSDFGLHLLLNPMAGQEMLEALAAEGYKAPELIKMKEASADSDIYSLGVILLEMLTGKEPINGKASSDEEFYLPNYIRSAVLGRRVSELYHPEILSSNGGGSGGVSVSEERVLKLSQLAMACCSPSPSLRPTAKQVLWKLEEIGK; encoded by the exons ATGAGAAACACCCACACGCTCAAACTCGTTTTTGGACTAGCTGCAGCTGCCGCTGCATTTGCTCTGTTCCTCTTCTTTTACTTCTACCGAAATGTATCCCGAACATATGGTCAAAGAGCAGACTTGGAGAATTCAGACGAAACGTACGAAGATCAGACGGAGGTGGAGGACCTGATGACGTTCCAAGGAAGCGAGGATCTCACGATTGGCGACATCTTGGAGGCTCCAGGAGAGGTCATAGGGAAGTCCAGTTATGGGACCCTGTACCGGGCTGTGTTTGATCAGAGCAACTCGCTGAAGTTGTTGAGGTTCTTGAGACCGGTTTGCGTCACTAGAAGTGAAGAATTTGCCGAGGTGATTGAGACTTTGGGAAGTGTCAGGCACCCAAATTTGGTTCCTTTACTGGGGTTCTATTCTGGGCCaagaggagagaaattgctgGTCTATCCATTCTATAGGAAGTGGAATCTGGCAGAGTTCATCAGAG ATGGAAGTAAAAATTCTCTCAGATGGGCCACCATCTACGAGATCTCAATGGGCATAGCCGAAGGATTGGATCATCTTCACACGGGACTAATGAAGCCTATAATCCACGGGAATCTAAAGTCGAAGAACATTTTCTTGGACCACAATCACCGGTCGTACGTCTCGGATTTCGGCTTGCATTTGCTGTTGAACCCGATGGCTGGTCAAGAAATGCTCGAAGCATTGGCAGCCGAGGGCTACAAAGCTCCTGAGCTCATCAAAATGAAAGAAGCAAGTGCAGATTCCGACATATACAGTCTCGGCGTGATCTTGCTCGAAATGCTTACAGGGAAGGAACCGATCAATGGGAAAGCATCTTCCGACGAGGAGTTTTATCTACCAAACTACATCAGAAGTGCAGTACTTGGTCGTAGAGTCTCAGAGTTATATCATCCTGAAATTCTTTCAAGCAATGGAGGCGGCAGCGGCGGTGTTTCGGTTTCAGAAGAGCGCGTGCTCAAGTTGTCTCAACTTGCAATGGCCTGCTGTTCCCCATCTCCTTCTCTCAGACCGACGGCAAAGCAAGTCCTATGGAAGCTCGAGGAAATCGGGAAATGA
- the LOC115743677 gene encoding ceramide kinase isoform X2 → MESNGDDSILRDEAVASSNAGIAGETSVVSANLILDRVGEVALALDLDGLSWKLLERLPSDRSDCCGVKRSPSEAAGIRLADIYAVEFIDHALIPESNLSNPARCLLREDSQIYRFIVHGVERSKCHPCRCILGTYVFGHKDQQVCQMWVNVINSCLDQELQRPKNLLVFVHPKSGKGNGRTTWETVSPIFSRAKVHTKVIVTERAGHAFDVMLATTNEELKQYDGVVAVGGDGFFNEILNGFLSSRHKAPYPPAPTDFVQSLGDCGDVLMRNTNIRGGEGHSGTCYTDDTQFLLPKEEFRFGIIPAGSTDAIVICTTGARDPVTSALQIVMGKNVPLDIAQIVRWRTTAESKVEPCVRYAASFAGYGFYGDVITESEKYRWMGPKRYDYAGTKVFLRHRSYEAEVAVLRVNSEETHPAEEGHWRRHFRALRSLNKRQKVICRANCEICTANRDVSSQSKPYSHPGEMGWLSFKGRYLSVGAAIIACRNGRAPDGLVADAHLADGFMHLILIKDCPRAFYLGHLLQLAKRDGDPLNFEFVEHHKTSAFTFRSSGKSSIWNLDGELFQAHQLSAQVFRGLINLFASGPLV, encoded by the exons ATGGAAAGCAACGGCGATGATTCGATCCTCAGAGATGAAGCCGTTGCCAGCTCAAACGCGGGCATCGCCGGCGAAACCTCGGTCGTGTCCGCCAACCTGATCTTGGACCGCGTCGGAGAAGTAGCTCTTGCTCTCGATTTAGATGGACTGTCTTGGAAGTTGCTCGAGCGCTTACCTAGT GATCGATCAGATTGTTGTGGCGTTAAACGTTCTCCTTCAGAGGCAGCGGGTATCAGACTTGCTGATATTTATGCTGTGGAGTTTATTGACCACGCTTTAATTCCTGaatcaaatctttcaaatccTGCAAGATGTCTTCTAAGGGAGGACTCACAG ATATACCGCTTTATAGTGCATGGAGTCGAAAGGTCAAAGTGCCATCCTTGCCGGTGTATCTTAGGCACATATGTTTTTGGTCACAAAGATCAGCAAGTATGTCAGATGTGGGTAAATGTAATTAATTCCTGTTTGGACCAAGAACTGCAAAGGCCGAAGAATCTCCTG GTTTTTGTTCATCCGAAGAGCGGAAAGGGAAATGGCCGTACAACATGGGAAACTGTTTCTCCTATATTCTCACGTGCTAAAGTGCATACAAAG GTGATCGTGACTGAGAGGGCAGGACATGCATTCGATGTGATGCTGGCCACCacgaatgaggagctcaaacaATATGATGGCGTGGTTGCTGTT GGTGGTGATGGTTTCTTCAATGAAATTCTCAATGGTTTTCTTTCTTCGCGGCATAAAGCTCCTTATCCACCTGCCCCAACAGATTTTGTGCAGTCTCTTGGAGATTGTGGTGATGTCTTGATGCGCAATACAAACATAAGAG GAGGCGAAGGACATTCTGGCACTTGCTACACAG ATGATACTCAGTTCCTTCTCCCGAAAGAAGAATTTCGATTTGGAATCATTCCTGCTGGTTCAACTGACGCTATTGTGATTTG TACAACTGGGGCTCGCGATCCTGTTACTTCTGCATTGCAAATAGTAATGGGGAAAAATGTGCCCCTCGATATAGCTCAAATTGTAAGATGGAGGACAACAGCTGAATCAAAGGTCGAACCTTGTGTACGATATGCAGCTTCTTTTGCTGG GTATGGGTTTTATGGAGATGTCATTACTGAAAGTGAGAAATACCGATGGATGGGACCCAAGAGATATGATTATGCTGGAACGAAAGTGTTTCTGAGGCATAG ATCATACGAAGCAGAAGTAGCAGTCCTTCGAGTCAATTCTGAAGAAACGCATCCAGCGGAGGAAGGTCATTGGCGTCGCCACTTTCGAGCGCTACGTAGCTTGAATAAACGTCAGAAAGTAATTTGTCGTGCTAATTGCGAGATCTGTACTGCAAATCGTGATGTAAGTTCTCAATCAAAACCATATTCACATCCGGGTGAAATGGGTTGGTTGAGCTTCAAAGGGCGCTATCTTAGCGTAGGGGCTGCCATTATCGCATGCCGCAATGGGAGAGCACCAGATGGTTTAGTGGCTGATGCACATCTTGCAGATGGTTTTATGCACCTCATTCTGATCAAGGACTGCCCTAGGGCCTTTTATTTGGG GCATCTTTTGCAGCTGGCAAAGAGGGATGGAGATCCCTTGAACTTCGAGTTTGTCGAACATCATAAG ACCTCGGCCTTTACTTTTAGATCTTCTGGCAAGAGCAGCATCTGGAACTTGGACGGTGAACTCTTTCAAGCACACCAACTGTCAGCGCAAGTATTTCGAGGCCTAATCAACTTGTTTGCTTCTGGACCTCTGGTTTAG
- the LOC115743677 gene encoding ceramide kinase isoform X1 yields MESNGDDSILRDEAVASSNAGIAGETSVVSANLILDRVGEVALALDLDGLSWKLLERLPSDRSDCCGVKRSPSEAAGIRLADIYAVEFIDHALIPESNLSNPARCLLREDSQIYRFIVHGVERSKCHPCRCILGTYVFGHKDQQVCQMWVNVINSCLDQELQRPKNLLVFVHPKSGKGNGRTTWETVSPIFSRAKVHTKVIVTERAGHAFDVMLATTNEELKQYDGVVAVGGDGFFNEILNGFLSSRHKAPYPPAPTDFVQSLGDCGDVLMRNTNIRGGEGHSGTCYTDDTQFLLPKEEFRFGIIPAGSTDAIVICTTGARDPVTSALQIVMGKNVPLDIAQIVRWRTTAESKVEPCVRYAASFAGRYGFYGDVITESEKYRWMGPKRYDYAGTKVFLRHRSYEAEVAVLRVNSEETHPAEEGHWRRHFRALRSLNKRQKVICRANCEICTANRDVSSQSKPYSHPGEMGWLSFKGRYLSVGAAIIACRNGRAPDGLVADAHLADGFMHLILIKDCPRAFYLGHLLQLAKRDGDPLNFEFVEHHKTSAFTFRSSGKSSIWNLDGELFQAHQLSAQVFRGLINLFASGPLV; encoded by the exons ATGGAAAGCAACGGCGATGATTCGATCCTCAGAGATGAAGCCGTTGCCAGCTCAAACGCGGGCATCGCCGGCGAAACCTCGGTCGTGTCCGCCAACCTGATCTTGGACCGCGTCGGAGAAGTAGCTCTTGCTCTCGATTTAGATGGACTGTCTTGGAAGTTGCTCGAGCGCTTACCTAGT GATCGATCAGATTGTTGTGGCGTTAAACGTTCTCCTTCAGAGGCAGCGGGTATCAGACTTGCTGATATTTATGCTGTGGAGTTTATTGACCACGCTTTAATTCCTGaatcaaatctttcaaatccTGCAAGATGTCTTCTAAGGGAGGACTCACAG ATATACCGCTTTATAGTGCATGGAGTCGAAAGGTCAAAGTGCCATCCTTGCCGGTGTATCTTAGGCACATATGTTTTTGGTCACAAAGATCAGCAAGTATGTCAGATGTGGGTAAATGTAATTAATTCCTGTTTGGACCAAGAACTGCAAAGGCCGAAGAATCTCCTG GTTTTTGTTCATCCGAAGAGCGGAAAGGGAAATGGCCGTACAACATGGGAAACTGTTTCTCCTATATTCTCACGTGCTAAAGTGCATACAAAG GTGATCGTGACTGAGAGGGCAGGACATGCATTCGATGTGATGCTGGCCACCacgaatgaggagctcaaacaATATGATGGCGTGGTTGCTGTT GGTGGTGATGGTTTCTTCAATGAAATTCTCAATGGTTTTCTTTCTTCGCGGCATAAAGCTCCTTATCCACCTGCCCCAACAGATTTTGTGCAGTCTCTTGGAGATTGTGGTGATGTCTTGATGCGCAATACAAACATAAGAG GAGGCGAAGGACATTCTGGCACTTGCTACACAG ATGATACTCAGTTCCTTCTCCCGAAAGAAGAATTTCGATTTGGAATCATTCCTGCTGGTTCAACTGACGCTATTGTGATTTG TACAACTGGGGCTCGCGATCCTGTTACTTCTGCATTGCAAATAGTAATGGGGAAAAATGTGCCCCTCGATATAGCTCAAATTGTAAGATGGAGGACAACAGCTGAATCAAAGGTCGAACCTTGTGTACGATATGCAGCTTCTTTTGCTGG CAGGTATGGGTTTTATGGAGATGTCATTACTGAAAGTGAGAAATACCGATGGATGGGACCCAAGAGATATGATTATGCTGGAACGAAAGTGTTTCTGAGGCATAG ATCATACGAAGCAGAAGTAGCAGTCCTTCGAGTCAATTCTGAAGAAACGCATCCAGCGGAGGAAGGTCATTGGCGTCGCCACTTTCGAGCGCTACGTAGCTTGAATAAACGTCAGAAAGTAATTTGTCGTGCTAATTGCGAGATCTGTACTGCAAATCGTGATGTAAGTTCTCAATCAAAACCATATTCACATCCGGGTGAAATGGGTTGGTTGAGCTTCAAAGGGCGCTATCTTAGCGTAGGGGCTGCCATTATCGCATGCCGCAATGGGAGAGCACCAGATGGTTTAGTGGCTGATGCACATCTTGCAGATGGTTTTATGCACCTCATTCTGATCAAGGACTGCCCTAGGGCCTTTTATTTGGG GCATCTTTTGCAGCTGGCAAAGAGGGATGGAGATCCCTTGAACTTCGAGTTTGTCGAACATCATAAG ACCTCGGCCTTTACTTTTAGATCTTCTGGCAAGAGCAGCATCTGGAACTTGGACGGTGAACTCTTTCAAGCACACCAACTGTCAGCGCAAGTATTTCGAGGCCTAATCAACTTGTTTGCTTCTGGACCTCTGGTTTAG
- the LOC115741967 gene encoding uncharacterized Rho GTPase-activating protein At5g61530-like isoform X1: protein MPLPFSPQWKDKTSGFFSSSGVKLKEAGQTAGTFVGEVAKDAKGNVAEVAGRVGSSVKGRWALLRQPSTRHAMQERLVEAAASTGSFLRKGISETKDKVAVGKTKVEEVAKRTAQKSKTIITDIERWQKGVASTDVFGVPIEVTVHREESSRPVPQILVKCADYLVLSGLNAPYLFKSEGDKKVIQQLVSSFNLDSNASLPDGVNPVDIAALVKCYLASLPEPLTTFELYEEMKGARSSINAMRNILKKLPNVNFMTLEYITALLHRVSQKSLLNKMDAQSLAMEFAPLIMWQNGQKPEYYRRYWNDPRTSQNGMDTAPTYSAWDMLAEEDDTAVASSMIPLDDGTPMDFGAIEVVQCLIQHHNAIFTDANETVWR from the exons ATGCCTTTGCCCTTCTCACCTCAGTGGAAAGATAAGACGAGtggcttcttttcttcttcag GTGTGAAGCTTAAAGAAGCTGGGCAAACTGCAGGAACTTTTGTTGGCGAGGTAGCAAAGGACGCTAAAGGCAATGTTGCTGAAGTGGCAGGACGAGTCGGGTCTAGTGTCAAGGGTCGCTGGGCACTGCTACGGCAACCATCTACCAGACACGCAATGCAGGAGCGCCTCGTAGAGGCAGCAGCATCAACAGGCTCATTTCTAAGGAAGGGCATTTCGGAGACAAAAGATAAGGTTGCTGTTGGCAAGACGAAAGTCGAGGAG GTGGCGAAAAGGACAGCACAGAAAAGTAAAACTATAATTACTGATATCGAAAGGTGGCAAAAG GGAGTTGCAAGCACTGATG TATTTGGAGTTCCAATTGAGGTAACTGTACATCGTGAAGAGTCCAGCCGGCCCGTTCCGCAAATTTTGGTCAAATGTGCTGATTACCTTGTATTATCAg GGCTAAATGCTCCATATCTGTTCAAGTctgaaggagataagaaggttATCCAGCAGTTGGTCTCATCATTCAATCTAG ATTCAAATGCATCTCTGCCTGATGGTGTAAATCCAGTGGACATAGCAGCCTTAGTCAAATGTTATCTTGCAAGCCTTCCAGAGCCTCTCACCACTTTTGAACTTTATGAAGAGATGAAAGGAGCTCGTTCAAGTATAAATGCAATGAGAAACATACTAAAGAAGCTTCCGAATGTCAATTTTATGACTTTGGAATATATAACTGCACTACTGCATCGTGTGAGCCAGAAGTCCCTTCTGAACAAG ATGGATGCACAGAGTTTAGCTATGGAATTTGCTCCTTTGATTATGTGGCAGAATGGGCAGAAACCTGAGTATTATAGGCGATACTGGAATGATCCACGCACAAGTCAGAACGGCATGGACACAGCGCCTACTTACAGTGCATGGGACATGCTTGCAG AAGAGGATGATACTGCCGTTGCGTCATCCATGATTCCCTTGGATGATGGGACGCCAATGGATTTTGGTGCCATCGAGGTTGTTCAATGCCTCATACAACATCACAATGCCATCTTCACGGATGCCAATGAGACAGTTTGGAGGTAA
- the LOC115741967 gene encoding uncharacterized Rho GTPase-activating protein At5g61530-like isoform X2, producing MPLPFSPQWKDKGFYAGVKLKEAGQTAGTFVGEVAKDAKGNVAEVAGRVGSSVKGRWALLRQPSTRHAMQERLVEAAASTGSFLRKGISETKDKVAVGKTKVEEVAKRTAQKSKTIITDIERWQKGVASTDVFGVPIEVTVHREESSRPVPQILVKCADYLVLSGLNAPYLFKSEGDKKVIQQLVSSFNLDSNASLPDGVNPVDIAALVKCYLASLPEPLTTFELYEEMKGARSSINAMRNILKKLPNVNFMTLEYITALLHRVSQKSLLNKMDAQSLAMEFAPLIMWQNGQKPEYYRRYWNDPRTSQNGMDTAPTYSAWDMLAEEDDTAVASSMIPLDDGTPMDFGAIEVVQCLIQHHNAIFTDANETVWR from the exons ATGCCTTTGCCCTTCTCACCTCAGTGGAAAGATAAG GGGTTTTATGCAGGTGTGAAGCTTAAAGAAGCTGGGCAAACTGCAGGAACTTTTGTTGGCGAGGTAGCAAAGGACGCTAAAGGCAATGTTGCTGAAGTGGCAGGACGAGTCGGGTCTAGTGTCAAGGGTCGCTGGGCACTGCTACGGCAACCATCTACCAGACACGCAATGCAGGAGCGCCTCGTAGAGGCAGCAGCATCAACAGGCTCATTTCTAAGGAAGGGCATTTCGGAGACAAAAGATAAGGTTGCTGTTGGCAAGACGAAAGTCGAGGAG GTGGCGAAAAGGACAGCACAGAAAAGTAAAACTATAATTACTGATATCGAAAGGTGGCAAAAG GGAGTTGCAAGCACTGATG TATTTGGAGTTCCAATTGAGGTAACTGTACATCGTGAAGAGTCCAGCCGGCCCGTTCCGCAAATTTTGGTCAAATGTGCTGATTACCTTGTATTATCAg GGCTAAATGCTCCATATCTGTTCAAGTctgaaggagataagaaggttATCCAGCAGTTGGTCTCATCATTCAATCTAG ATTCAAATGCATCTCTGCCTGATGGTGTAAATCCAGTGGACATAGCAGCCTTAGTCAAATGTTATCTTGCAAGCCTTCCAGAGCCTCTCACCACTTTTGAACTTTATGAAGAGATGAAAGGAGCTCGTTCAAGTATAAATGCAATGAGAAACATACTAAAGAAGCTTCCGAATGTCAATTTTATGACTTTGGAATATATAACTGCACTACTGCATCGTGTGAGCCAGAAGTCCCTTCTGAACAAG ATGGATGCACAGAGTTTAGCTATGGAATTTGCTCCTTTGATTATGTGGCAGAATGGGCAGAAACCTGAGTATTATAGGCGATACTGGAATGATCCACGCACAAGTCAGAACGGCATGGACACAGCGCCTACTTACAGTGCATGGGACATGCTTGCAG AAGAGGATGATACTGCCGTTGCGTCATCCATGATTCCCTTGGATGATGGGACGCCAATGGATTTTGGTGCCATCGAGGTTGTTCAATGCCTCATACAACATCACAATGCCATCTTCACGGATGCCAATGAGACAGTTTGGAGGTAA
- the LOC115741967 gene encoding uncharacterized Rho GTPase-activating protein At5g61530-like isoform X3: protein MPLPFSPQWKDKTSGFFSSSGVKLKEAGQTAGTFVGEVAKDAKGNVAEVAGRVGSSVKGRWALLRQPSTRHAMQERLVEAAASTGSFLRKGISETKDKVAVGKTKVEEVAKRTAQKSKTIITDIERWQKGVASTDVFGVPIEVTVHREESSRPVPQILVKCADYLVLSGLNAPYLFKSEGDKKVIQQLVSSFNLDSNASLPDGVNPVDIAALVKCYLASLPEPLTTFELYEEMKGARSSINAMRNILKKLPNVNFMTLEYITALLHRVSQKSLLNKMDAQSLAMEFAPLIMWQNGQKPEYYRRYWNDPRTSQNGMDTAPTYSAWDMLAETHW from the exons ATGCCTTTGCCCTTCTCACCTCAGTGGAAAGATAAGACGAGtggcttcttttcttcttcag GTGTGAAGCTTAAAGAAGCTGGGCAAACTGCAGGAACTTTTGTTGGCGAGGTAGCAAAGGACGCTAAAGGCAATGTTGCTGAAGTGGCAGGACGAGTCGGGTCTAGTGTCAAGGGTCGCTGGGCACTGCTACGGCAACCATCTACCAGACACGCAATGCAGGAGCGCCTCGTAGAGGCAGCAGCATCAACAGGCTCATTTCTAAGGAAGGGCATTTCGGAGACAAAAGATAAGGTTGCTGTTGGCAAGACGAAAGTCGAGGAG GTGGCGAAAAGGACAGCACAGAAAAGTAAAACTATAATTACTGATATCGAAAGGTGGCAAAAG GGAGTTGCAAGCACTGATG TATTTGGAGTTCCAATTGAGGTAACTGTACATCGTGAAGAGTCCAGCCGGCCCGTTCCGCAAATTTTGGTCAAATGTGCTGATTACCTTGTATTATCAg GGCTAAATGCTCCATATCTGTTCAAGTctgaaggagataagaaggttATCCAGCAGTTGGTCTCATCATTCAATCTAG ATTCAAATGCATCTCTGCCTGATGGTGTAAATCCAGTGGACATAGCAGCCTTAGTCAAATGTTATCTTGCAAGCCTTCCAGAGCCTCTCACCACTTTTGAACTTTATGAAGAGATGAAAGGAGCTCGTTCAAGTATAAATGCAATGAGAAACATACTAAAGAAGCTTCCGAATGTCAATTTTATGACTTTGGAATATATAACTGCACTACTGCATCGTGTGAGCCAGAAGTCCCTTCTGAACAAG ATGGATGCACAGAGTTTAGCTATGGAATTTGCTCCTTTGATTATGTGGCAGAATGGGCAGAAACCTGAGTATTATAGGCGATACTGGAATGATCCACGCACAAGTCAGAACGGCATGGACACAGCGCCTACTTACAGTGCATGGGACATGCTTGCAG AAACACATTGGTGA
- the LOC115741984 gene encoding glycosylinositol phosphorylceramide mannosyl transferase 1-like, whose amino-acid sequence MSTALIRVREEEAGLGSPAKEKAATRGLYSGRWPLLLWRLRHPLCGAASKLRLLSCVVVLGLFLLVGSRLNSFMGWNFHHPSSVSSPSRGGYTVLINTWNQNNHFKQIVGHYASCAGTHAIRVIWSQSGPPQEKLKSHLNEVVASKSHKHDFKFDIISDGTMISRFRPSGDIRTDAVFSVDDDVIIPCPTLDFAFTVWQSAPSTMVGFVPRAHLPEAEINGVPYYKYEGWWPVWRKGTYSMILAQAAFFHRKYLDMYTSIMPSTVYDYLIRERICEDVAMSLLIANASGSPPIWVKGKTYKIGTSGTSRLEGQTDRRSRCLNELLSLYETVPLMHTNVKAVDARQEWFW is encoded by the exons ATGTCCACCGCCTTAATCAGAGTCCGCGAGGAGGAAGCCGGGCTGGGCTCGCCGGCGAAGGAAAAAGCGGCCACCAGAGGCTTGTACAGCGGCCGATGGCCGCTCCTCCTGTGGCGGCTCCGCCACCCGCTCTGTGGCGCCGCCTCCAAGCTGAGGCTTCTCTCCTGCGTTGTTGTCCTGGGCCTCTTCCTCTTGGTCGGTTCGAGATTGAACTCTTTCATGGGATGGAACTTTCACCATCCTTCTTCAGTCTCTTCTCCTTCAAG GGGTGGTTACACTGTGCTAATCAACACATGGAACCAAAATAACCACTTTAAGCAAATTGTCGGCCACTATGCATCCTGCGCTGGTACCCATGCGATACGGGTCATATGGAGCCAAAGTGGTCCACCGCAGGAGAAGCTGAAGTCCCATCTCAATGAAGTTGTGGCGTCAAAGTCTCATAAGCATGATTTTAAGTTCGATATCATCAGTGACGGTACCATGATAAGTAGATTCAGGCCAAGTGGGGACATCAGAACTGATGCAGTTTTCTCTGTTGACGATGACGTAATTATTCCATGTCCTACTCTAGATTTTGCTTTCACGGTGTGGCAGAGTGCTCCTTCCACTATGGTGGGATTTGTTCCCCGTGCACATTTGCCGGAAGCAGAG ATAAACGGTGTTCCATATTACAAATATGAAGGATGGTGGCCAGTTTGGAGGAAGGGCACCTACAGCATGATTCTTGCACAAGCAGCATTCTTTCATAGAAAATACCTGGATATGTACACCTCTATAATGCCATCGACAGTTTATGATTATCTTATTAGGGAGAG AATTTGTGAAGATGTTGCGATGTCTCTGCTCATTGCCAATGCCTCTGGTTCTCCTCCAATTTGGGTGAAAG GAAAGACTTACAAGATAGGAACCTCAGGTACAAGCCGTTTAGAAGGGCAAACTGACCGTAGAAGCAGATGCCTGAATGAGCTGCTTTCTCTATATGAGACCGTGCCCCTTATGCATACCAATGTGAAAGCTGTTGATGCAAGACAGGAATGGTTCTGGTAA